The following coding sequences are from one Penaeus monodon isolate SGIC_2016 chromosome 21, NSTDA_Pmon_1, whole genome shotgun sequence window:
- the LOC119586460 gene encoding LOW QUALITY PROTEIN: uncharacterized protein LOC119586460 (The sequence of the model RefSeq protein was modified relative to this genomic sequence to represent the inferred CDS: deleted 2 bases in 2 codons), with translation MERPLVVAAVLCAALATSAAALQLLEACLVKRTWEVAWKGIRENRERNDSEFLRHDNTSNILVDGLSKREDSVDIAMWIQEDAPLAAPNATVLSLTLHTTGLPYSLTLELTASSVTVSGSEGGLLSENTVVPSLPRGWTGVRLTRVEGGLMDVWHNASKLMSVEVPEAFDILTVVGSNVTVNCSHEAKVWQVRGEEVTIPLSRDVFHSFTLFSSQPSTPKMSLAPSDSPAVTLAWENGRIVKTEDVRENYTEALPPDTKHRVSLQCSRQKENVTCTLMAEEEARELAVFVSQTFPSYMRVSGLPAGEFFVQNEANSQSLGVDAALQGGRQVTAGYVLSIVVIGLVFVGIITTVVVASVRHKPRKKKKLQLTFEDAAPQEYVPFLSRPETTVINEAEEDAIQEEPTLWEAVKSGDVDAVEALLDEGFHPDDVEEGREITPILDAHFLGFKDVLDLMLKFKGEKATLPTEDLIKSIVNELEIRMKEVFVAAECGMYERERGVHQLLDTHMLPATITDHMGRSLIHYITSTTVMDGRPPWAPKDIKKFLKEHKYFINAVDHWGRTALHQVAEHPRTAEMDVIWEGKEWGVSEAWLELTKILLGYGCDPRIPDHRGVLPHQLATHAGNHQMAQLLEEMSEKLGPLHEATVEQHEELVTACRMGDTSRIRKLLRLNVPVLPIYARADPLREAIRHHQRDVLFLLLSAGAPLSSRQGSCITPLEAAHTQQGLPACFPAIMRKVTAERLEHEASRVSPDVEELKALKEGMRTYTQQILDVGSKARWILNSLCRKERGKEARRLLVQAADLGLSLTCQLLSLEDVFLNPLPGEDPPVAMAASRNHIDTQLTLCRDLRLSPFSPGTASLDLKLQQELWMNERKRLEELYSLGDCDLTITDREYIREMINTWKNKSSVVNTANLQQPSDPVLVFIAKQGLIILLDIMFRCIRDFDINRVIQTYSGSTALHVASISNHTQTVEYLLHRGAKANALARGNLSVAHVAALSGHRKCLEYLLEYMDKGMAEENDKSRKTLDLMSEYEKMLSKCNKPIMSHEEALCMMAEREEQSKAYFILNTMAKSLNISAPQNLIQIAKERACNKNDSAEILNKVKGETAAMCSYISDPRFVGTLTDVGAVSEGNEIFSITEVDFIYEVCKFTLFPNNTSVTYKNLDANDKLTLAVESHSESDLFKGDEFRKIFGSAVISALKKYVCSSPGISLAPPFASVTSEGVDVFWVLDGEQNLRLVRARITPVLLITQPDEEFQPRTLLEHHLETDADVGLHLANIGKEWIYRTYALEEKVFSNLTLHKRSVWLTCRLIQSLLQSHWWSPDFSDQQNSAPWHTLSVGVETLPERGLKSLFLEELSESSEWEKRNVFERVLSVFRRAAQRDMIGKWATRKHVGCFSLKAHWCANVPDSFLGILRYLEDLERVEALPKGPKVKFAS, from the exons ATGGAGCGCCCTTTGGTTGTGGCGGCGGTGCTGTGCGCGGCGCTGGCGACCTCCGCGGCGGCGCTGCAGCTGCTCGAAG CCTGCCTTGTTAAACGGACGTGGGAAGTGGCGtggaaaggaataagagagaatagagagaggaatgaCAGCGAGTTCCTTAGGCATGATAATACTTCTAACATATTAGTCGACGGTCTG TCAAAAAGGGAGGACAGTGTGGATATAGCGATGTGGATACAAGAAGACGCCCCACTCGCAGCGCCCAACGCAACTGTACTCAGCCTCACTCTCCACACAACTGGGCTCCCTTATTCCCTCACACTCGAGCTCACGGCGAGTAGCGTCACCGTCTCGGGCTCTGAAGGAGGCCTATTGTCCGAGAATACGGTCGTCCCCTCTCTCCCGCGCGGATGGACGGGGGTGCGGCTAacgagggtggagggaggattgATGGACGTGTGGCACAATGCCTCCAAACTCATGTCTGTGGAGGTTCCTGAGGCGTTTGATATCCTCACCGTCGTTGGAAGTAATGTCACAGTCAACTGCTCTCATG AGGCGAAGGTGTGGCAGGTGAGGGGCGAGGAGGTCACAATACCTCTTTCCCGAGACGTCTTTCACAGCTTCACCCTCTTCTCTAGCCAACCTTCGACGCCCAAGATGAGTCTAGCCCCCTCGGATTCCCCTGCGGTCACCTTAGCGTGGGAAAACGGTCGTATAGTGAAGAcagaggatgtgagagagaatTATACTGAAGCTTTA CCCCCTGACACCAAGCACCGTGTGAGCCTACAGTgtagcagacagaaagagaatgttACTTGCACACTCATG GCtgaggaggaagcgagagagttAGCAGTCTTCGTCTCCCAAACTTTTCCTTCCTATATGCGTGTTTCCGGTCTTCCCGCGGGCGAATTTTTTGTGCAAAACGAAGCGAATTCGCAGTCCCTAGGCGTGGATGCTGCTCTTCAAG GAGGTCGGCAAGTGACAGCGGGGTACGTGCTTTCCATCGTCGTCATCGGTCTCGTCTTCGTGGGCATTATCACGACTGTGGTGGTCGCCAGCGTCCGCCACAAGCCTCGGAAG AAGAAAAAATTACAGCTGACGTTCGAAGACGCCGCGCCCCAGGAGTACGTGCCCTTCCTGTCGCGGCCGGAGACGACGGTCATTAACGAGGCGGAGGAAGACGCTATACAG GAGGAACCGACGCTGTGGGAGGCGGTGAAGTCAGGCGATGTGGATGCGGTGGAGGCTCTGCTGGATGAAGGATTCCACCCAGATGATGTGGAGGAAGGCAGGGAAATCACGCCAATCCTGGACGCTCATTTCCTAGGCTTCAAGGACGTGCTCGACCTAATGCTTAAATTCAAAGGGGAAAAGGCTACACTTCCCACTGAGGATCTTATCAAGTCTATCGTCAAT GAGTTAGAGATCCGGATGAAGGAGGTGTTCGTGGCGGCGGAATGCGGGATGTACGAGCGAGAGCGCGGAGTGCATCAGCTGCTGGACACCCACATGCTGCCTGCCACTATCACAGACCATATGGGCCGCTCGCTCATCCACTATATAACGTCCACAACCGTCATGGATGGGAGGCCACCGTGGGCACCGAAAGACATCAAGAAATTCCTAAAAGAACATAAATACTTCATCAATGCAGTCGATCACTGGG GACGCACGGCTTTGCACCAGGTCGCGGAACACCCGAGGACGGCAGAGATGGACGTCATCTGGGAGGGAAAAGAGTGGGGCGTGTCGGAGGCGTGGCTGGAACTGACCAAGATCCTACTTGGCTACGGATGCGACCCGAGGATACCTGATCACCGAGGGGTCCTGCCACACCAGCTGGCCACACACGCAGGGAATCATCAGATGGCACAGCTTCTGGAGGAG ATGAGTGAGAAGTTGGGGCCGCTGCACGAAGCGACCGTCGAACAGCACGAGGAGCTGGTGACGGCCTGTCGGATGGGCGACACGTCACGGATCCGTAAGCTGCTAAGATTGAACGTGCCCGTCCTGCCGATATACGCCCGCGCCGACCCTCTGCGCGAGGCCATCCGGCACCACCAGAGGGACGTTCTGTTCCTGTTGCTGAGTGCGGGGGCGCCGCTCTCCAGCAGACAAGGGTCCTGCATAACGCCTCTAGAGGCTGCTCACACCCAGCAAGGACTCCCCGCCTGCTTCCCCGCCATTATGAGGAAG GTTACCGCCGAGAGACTGGAGCACGAGGCATCACGAGTTTCACCTGATGTGGAGGAGCTGAAAGCACTCAAGGAAGGGATGCGTACATATACCCAGCAGATCCTGGACGTCGGGAGCAAAGCGAGATGGATCCTCAACAGCCTCTGCAGAAAGGAGCGTGGCAAGGAAGCTCGGAGGTTGTTAGTACAGGCTGCTGACCTCGGCCTCTCTCTAACATGTCAGCTGCTGAGTCTTGAGGACGTGTTCCTCAATCCCCTCCCAGGCGAGGATCCCCCCGTGGCGATGGCTGCTTCACGTAACCACATCGACACGCAGCTCACCCTCTGCAGAGACCTTAGACTCAGCCCCTTCTCGCCAGGAACAGCGTCATTGGACTTGAAACTGCAACAGGAACTTTGGATGAACGAACGAAAAAGACTGGAAGAGCTATATTCGTTAGGCGACTGTGATCTTACAATCACTGACAGGGAGTATATTAGGGAAATGATAAACACATGGAAAAATAAATCATCTGTCGTTAACACGGCGAACTTACAACAGCCCAGTGATCCCGTTCTCGTCTTCATAGCAAAGCAGGGATTGATAATCCTTCTTGATATCATGTTCAGATGCATTAGAGATTTTGATATAAACCGAGTCATCCAAACCTACTCAGGCAGCACAGCGCTTCATGTTGCTTCCATATCCAACCACACCCAAACGGTAGAATACTTGCTACACAGAGGAGCGAAAGCAAATGCACTTGCAAGGGGTAACTTAAGTGTAGCGCATGTGGCAGCCCTGAGTGGGCACAGGAAGTGTCTGGAGTATCTCCTTGAGTACATGGACAAGGGTATGGCGGAAGAAAATGACAAGAGCAGAAAAACACTAGACTTGATGAGTGAATATGAAAAGATGCTCAGCAAATGCAATAAACCCATAATGTCACATGAAGAGGCACTTTGCATGATGGCTGAAAGAGAAGAGCAGTCCAAAGCCTACTTTATACTAAATACAATGGCAAAATCCTTGAATATTAGTGCTCCTCAAAACCTGATACAAATTGCAAAGGAACGGGCATGCAACAAAAATGATTCAGCGGAAATCCTCAACAAAGTTAAAGGCGAAACAGCAGCCATGTGCAGTTATATTAGTGATCCTAGATTCGTAGGGACTTTGACTGACGTTGGAGCTGTGTCAGAAGGAAACGAAATCTTTAGTATAACCGAAGTAGATTTCATTTATGAAGTATGCAAATTCACACTATTTCCAAATAATACTTCCGTTACTTATAAGAATTTAGATGCTAATGACAAACTAACTTTGGCGGTTGAGTCGCATTCAGAATCAGATCTCTTCAAGGGTGATGAGTTCCGCAAGATATTCGGTTCAGCAGTGATTTCAGCTCTCAAGAAATACGTGTGCTCCTCACCTGGGATATCTCTTGCTCCCCCATTTGCATCTGTCACGTCGGAAGGAGTCGATGTTTTCTGGGTCTTAGATGGTGAGCAAAATCTGAGATTAGTGAGAGCGCGCATCACCCCCGTATTACTGATCACTCAACCTGACGAAGAATTCCAACCGAGGACACTGCTAGAACATCACCTCGAGACGGATGCTGACGTGGGCCTACATCTTGCCAATATTGGGAAGGAATGGATTTACCGCACTTACGCATTAGAAGAGAAAGTGTTCAGCAATCTAACTCTGCACAAGCGAAGTGTCTGGTTGACCTGCCGTCTGATCCAAAGCCTTCTGCAAAGCCACTGGTGGTCGCCTGATTTCAGCGACCAACAGAACTCGGCACCCTGGCACACCCTGAGCGTTGGGGTCGAAACCTTGCCGGAGAGAGGACTCAAATCCCTTTTCCTCGAAGAACTGTCAGAGTCGAGTGAGTGGGAGAAACGCAACGTCTTCGAAAGGGTTCTCTCGGTGTTCCGACGTGCAGCTCAGCGGGACATGATAGGCAAGTGGGCCACCAGGAAACACGTGGGTTGCTTCTCCCTCAAAGCCCACTGGTGCGCAAACGTACCAGACTCCTTCCTCGGTATTTTAAGGTACCTCGAAGATCTGGAGCGCGTGGAAGCTCTTCCTAAGGGACCTAAAGTCAAGTTCGCGTCTTGA